Genomic window (Synergistaceae bacterium):
TTCACAACGCCCTCGGCATGGAGATGTACCTGCGTATCGCCACCGAGCTCTACCTTAAGCGCTTGGTCGTAGGTATGTTCGGCAGGGTCTACGAGATGGGCAAGAACTTCCGAAACGAGGGGCTCAGCCCGATGCACAACCCGGAGTTCACCGCGATGGAGGTCTACTGGGCTTACGCTGACTACGAGGACATGATGGCTCTGACCGAGGAGATCATAAGAAACGCGGCCGCCTCCGTGCACGGGCCGGACTTCTCGGGCCCCATCCGCTACCAGGACGTCGACCTTGATTTCACGAAGCCTTTCAAGAGGAGCTCCATGCTGGACCTCGTGAGGGAGTATACAGGCATCGACTTCAGGGAGATCCGTGAAGACGAGGAGGCCCGTCGGATAGCCAAGGAGCGAGGAGTCGAGCTGAAAGGCGACGAGAGCCGCTTCCTGGTGCTCAACCTCATGTTCGAGGCCTTCGTGGAGGAGAAGCTGATACAGCCGACCTTCGTGACGGGCCACCCGACGGAGATCTCCCCGCTCGCCAAGCGCGACCCGTCCGACCCGGACTACACCCACCGTTTCGAGCTATTCATCTGCGGCAAGGAGGTAGCGAACGCGTTCAGCGAGCTCAACGACCCGATCGACCAGAGATCGCGCTTCGAGGATCAGCTCAAGAAGAAGGAGGCCGGCGACGACGAGGCGCACGACTTCGACGAGGACTTCATCAACGCGATAGAGTCCGGACTGCCGCCGACGGGCGGTCTTGGCATCGGAGTGGACAGGCTGGTGATGTTCCTGACCGACTCGAGGTCCATCCGCGACGTCATACTCTTCCCGACGATGAGGCCCCTGCCCACGAGGGACAGGGAGGCGGAGGAGTAGGGCCTTCATGGGCGGCGCGGCGAGCGTTCCGAAGGAGGCGCGCGAGCGGGCGGCTTTTCTAAGGGAGGAGATTCGGAGGCACGGAAGGCTCTACTACGTGCTCGACTCACCCGAGATCCCCGACGACGAGTACGATTCCCTCTACGCCGAGCTCGCCAGGCTGGAGGAGCTCCACCCGGCCCTACTCACGCCCGACTCTCCGACTCAGAGGGTGGGAGGGAAGGCAGCGGAGGGATTCACCAAGGTCGAACTGACCGAGCCGATGCTGAGCCTGGACAACGCGCTGGGTATGGACGACCTCTCGGCCTTCCTGATCAGGACGGCACCTTTCGCGGACGGGGGCTACGTCTGCGAGCTCAAGATAGACGGGCTCGCCGTCTCCCTGTTGTATGAGGACGGCCTCTTCGTCCGCGGTACGACCAGGGGCGACGGGCGAGTCGGCGAGGACGTGACCGCCAACATCCGCACCATCAGGAACCTGCCCCTTAGGCTGACTGGAGACGCCCCCCGTTCCATGGAGGTTCGCGGGGAGGTGCTGATACGGCGCGACGACTTCGCCGAGCTGAACTACGTGCGCGAGGAGCAGGGCGAGCCCCTCTTCGCGAACCCCCGCAACGCGGCCGCGGGAAGCATCAGGCAGCTTGACCCGGCCGTGGTCGCCGAGCGCCGCCTCTCGATCTTCGCTTATTCGATACTCAGGCCCGAGGGCCTGGGGCTTCGCACCCAGGAGGAGGTCCTGGAAGGACTGGTCGGATTCGGCCTGCCGGTGCAGCCCGCCTGGCGAGCCTGCCCCCCAGGGGATGTGCCCGGTTTCGTGGAGCAGTGGAGGGAGAGACGGTTCGAGCTGCCCTACGCGACGGACGGAGTGGTCGTCAAGCTGAACCACCTCTCGTCCTGGGCCGAGCTGGGTGCGACGTCGCACGCCCCGCGGTGGGCCGTCGCCTTCAAGTACCCGCCGGAGGAGAGGGTCACGCGGGTAGAGGACATATTGGTCTCGGTCGGCCGTACCGGCGCTCTCACTCCTGTGGCGATTCTGGCCCCCGTCGTGGTCTCCGGCACTACGGTTCGCAGGGCGAGCCTGCACAACGAGGACGAGCTGAGGCGCAAGGATGTGCGAATCGGCGACCTGGTCCGAGTCAGGAAGGCGGGGGAGATAATCCCGGAGATACTGGGCCCCGTCGTGGAGGAGAGGACCGGGGAGGAGCGCGAATTCGTCATGCCGGACAGGTGCCCGGCCTGCGGAAGCCCCGCCGTGCGGCTGGAGGGGGAGGTCGCCCTTCGCTGCCAGAACCGCTCCTCCTGCCCGGCTCAGCTCAAGGAGGGCATACTGCACTTTGCCGCTCGCAACGGCATGGACATCCGCGGGATGGGGGAGAAGATAGTCGACCAACTCGTGGAGAGAGGAATCGTCCGCTCGTTGGCCGACCTGTACGATCTCACGAAGGACGACCTCGTCTCGCTCGACAGGATGGGGGAGAAGTCCGCGCAAAATCTGCTGGACGGGCTTGAGCGGTCCAAGGAGCGCCCTTTCAGGAGCCTGCTGGCTTCGCTTGGGATTCGCTTCACCGGCGTCCGCAGCGCGGAGATCCTGGCCGGGGCCTTCCGCGACATGCCGGCTCTGAGCGAGGCCTCGGGGGAGGAGCTCGCCTCCGTGGACGGCGTTGGTCCGGTGATGGCCGCCGCGATACTCTCATTCTTCGATCAGCCGGAGAACCGGAGCATGATCGAGCGGCTGGCGGCGGCGGGAGTGAAGGGCGCGTCGGCAGCTCCGGAGGAGGCGCGCGAGGAGGCGCCGGGGCCGAGGCCGCTCGAAGGTATGCGAATGGTCTTCACCGGCGAACTGAGCTCGATGACGCGACAGGAGGCCGAGTCCATGGCGAAGAGGCTCGGTGCCTCGGTGACGTCCAGCGTGTCCGGCAGGACCACGCTGGTCATCGCGGGTGAGAACGCCGGGAGCAAGCTTGACAGGGCCCGCTCCCTCGGGGTCAGGGTCGTGGACGAGCGGGAGTTTCTGCAGATGACCGGGGAATAGGGGCATAAGGATGGAAGAGGTCGCTTTAGTCGGGAGGTTGCACTGAATGACGCTCAAAAGGAGAAGCATGGGCGCGCCCGGGCCGGAGACGGCGGCGCGCGCCGCCGAGACGGCGAGGATTGGCATGGACGAGGGGGAGATAGAGGCACTTGCCCGGTACATGGACGAGCTTCTGGACTTCGCGG
Coding sequences:
- the ligA gene encoding NAD-dependent DNA ligase LigA, with the translated sequence MGGAASVPKEARERAAFLREEIRRHGRLYYVLDSPEIPDDEYDSLYAELARLEELHPALLTPDSPTQRVGGKAAEGFTKVELTEPMLSLDNALGMDDLSAFLIRTAPFADGGYVCELKIDGLAVSLLYEDGLFVRGTTRGDGRVGEDVTANIRTIRNLPLRLTGDAPRSMEVRGEVLIRRDDFAELNYVREEQGEPLFANPRNAAAGSIRQLDPAVVAERRLSIFAYSILRPEGLGLRTQEEVLEGLVGFGLPVQPAWRACPPGDVPGFVEQWRERRFELPYATDGVVVKLNHLSSWAELGATSHAPRWAVAFKYPPEERVTRVEDILVSVGRTGALTPVAILAPVVVSGTTVRRASLHNEDELRRKDVRIGDLVRVRKAGEIIPEILGPVVEERTGEEREFVMPDRCPACGSPAVRLEGEVALRCQNRSSCPAQLKEGILHFAARNGMDIRGMGEKIVDQLVERGIVRSLADLYDLTKDDLVSLDRMGEKSAQNLLDGLERSKERPFRSLLASLGIRFTGVRSAEILAGAFRDMPALSEASGEELASVDGVGPVMAAAILSFFDQPENRSMIERLAAAGVKGASAAPEEAREEAPGPRPLEGMRMVFTGELSSMTRQEAESMAKRLGASVTSSVSGRTTLVIAGENAGSKLDRARSLGVRVVDEREFLQMTGE
- the lysS gene encoding lysine--tRNA ligase → MDAQNERDVLNARSAEADEVFGDEIVRQRTDKLERLRSEEGYNPFLHEKWEWRHHLDYVRKNFDHLAVDETDESAEIVTAGRVMTLRKHGRAMFANLADETDTLQLYLQLNAMGEEEYSFAKKWVDTGDWVGVVGYPFRTQRGELTLHVRKLVLLSKALRPLPEKWHGLKDTELRYRRRYTDLIANPDVRETFRKRSKIIASIRKTLEDHGTLEVETPILSVLAGGANARPFKTFHNALGMEMYLRIATELYLKRLVVGMFGRVYEMGKNFRNEGLSPMHNPEFTAMEVYWAYADYEDMMALTEEIIRNAAASVHGPDFSGPIRYQDVDLDFTKPFKRSSMLDLVREYTGIDFREIREDEEARRIAKERGVELKGDESRFLVLNLMFEAFVEEKLIQPTFVTGHPTEISPLAKRDPSDPDYTHRFELFICGKEVANAFSELNDPIDQRSRFEDQLKKKEAGDDEAHDFDEDFINAIESGLPPTGGLGIGVDRLVMFLTDSRSIRDVILFPTMRPLPTRDREAEE